ttcctatgcgacctgatctaggtggacctgcttctgcagggagattggactagatgatctctaaaggtcccttccaacccctaccattctatgattctatattaatttcatttcttaaaataaagattGGATTATGCTAATCACTTCCAAGAACTCATTATCATCAGTTCCGCCCACTGTCccgcctcagtctgcccaggttTCACCTCCGTCACGCCTCCTTTCAGTGGTCATTGAGAGTtcttgaggatgaagatctaagtcttcctcacagtgtactTTTCACCTTTGGGTTCTTCAAACTGCAGAATAGGATGAAATCGGCTTTGTTCTGTCAGCACTAAATAGTAGTTCTGTCAGTGCTAGATAACAATAGCAGTTAGTATTTCCTAAGaaaagttaccaaaaaaaaaagaagttccaCAAGGCTTGTGGTTTTACAAGGTTAGCAATTTTGCAAAATTGTACTTGTGGTTTTTCTAGCTAATGCATAATGCCCTATATGATGCTCTATACATTCTTTCATTCACTCTAATAGGTGAAGCTCTAATGACATCAATTGGTGTGCTGCCTGTTCTCTTGCCTTGCCCTAGCAAGGTGGGTATAACTTCCACAGAAGTGCTGGAGGGCCCACTGGTGGGGAGGAAAGCTTATGTTACCAATATCCCTTTCCCTGAGGTGACTTGAAAGATcatgctgcaggagctgctgactGACAAACTGTCCAGTAGTGCTGTGGTATCTGCAGTTTAACTTTCCATGGTGGGAAAGAGTCACTGCCTGCCTATGCTGGTGGTGGCTGCAGAACAACACATCCTCTAGAACTGGTACAACCGATCCATGAGTGTGTCACTAACTCTGACCTCCTCTTTCAGTTGCAACCTGCCTCCAGGTGGATCCCAGTGCAGAACCTACAGCATCATTAACTCTTAGCACTCCTGCACTCTAGGCCACAATGGCAGGTCGAGGTGTAGCTGCTCGACCAAATGGACCAGCTGCTGGAAACAAAATCTGCCAGTTTAAACTTGTACTCCTGGGAGAGTCAGCAGTGGGGAAGTCCAGCCTTGTCCTGCGCTTTGTGAAGGGGCAGTTCCATGAGTACCAGGAGAGCACAATTGGAGGTGAGTGCCCATACCAGGTGCTTGTGGCTGGAAGGTACTGGCCTCACAAATGCAATTGAGGAGGCTCAGGAGTATTAATGGCTATTTCAATCCAGTCTGGGATTGTTGCTGTAAATAGTCAAGCAGCTAATGCTTTAACTTGTGATTTACAACTTGTTTGTTAGTGGGAAGATCAGTGCAGCAGAGAATAATGCCATGGCAACTGTGTGCTGCCTCCAAGGTGTCTTTGCTTCCAGTGAAGCATGAATTCCTGCTTCTAACTAGAACTGAGGCCTTCAACTTGCTTTATAGCTCTTAATTATCTTTTCAGACCATGACCTAGGATTTTGGGGTTGTTTCTAGCCTGATATTGTTAACTACTTCCTCAACTCTTTTGGGTCTAGTAGTTTAGCTTGAAATTATCATGGTGGCACCAATCAAATGTTGGTCGGCACCCAGATCTCCAGGCAGTGACATGTTTGTTTTGTCTCTGTAGTAACCCAGGCAAGGAGTGAGTAACTGTAAGTATATTGTGTGGGCAAGCAGGGCTTAAtgacctgctgcagaggatTGTGTGGGCACACTGCTGTTCAGCTTCACTCTGTATCCAAGACTGACTGCCTCAATCCTAGCATGGTGGTGTACTCACAGGAACAAGCAAAATAGTCAATTCCTAAGCTGAGGAGCACAGTGTTACTGGGCTGACTTCAGTGTTCTGGCACTGTGGTGCTCTCCAAAGCTAATCCTGGTGATGCTGCAGATGTACTGGATGATCTGggagaggaggctgctggggaagggactgGCAGTGGTGGCTTTTAGCTGCCTGGGCTCTCTGGACCACCTTTCTCTTGGCCACATGGTGGCTCTTGGGTTCCTGTGTGCATGGAGCTTGATGATAGAGCAGAGCTGTAGCTACCACAACAAGTGGTACCACACTGGCCTCCACCTGGGGCTTCTGCCCCctcccatgcagaagcagaagTGCCCCATGTTCCTTGCTCTTGCTACAGGGGCTCTCCAGTTGGAGGTAGAGCAAACACAcaccttctcttccagctgcctTCCTCACACAGACAGTTTGTCTGGATGACACAACAGTGAAGTTTGAGATCTGGGATACGGCAGGACAGGAGCGGTACCACAGCCTGGCCCCCATGTACTACCGAGGGGCACAGGCAGCCATTGTTGTCTACGACATCACTAACACAGTGAGTACTAATGTGTTGGAAGTGTttgctggggggaaggaggcTTCTGCACTTGCAGCTGATGCTTCCCAGTGCCCTGGGAAAGTGTCTGTGTTCAGAGCCCCTGCAGACAGGTACTGAGTTTCTTGAAAACTGCTAATGGCCTCTTCCTCAGTTCTGACCAAGGCTATCTAAGCTGATAAAAGATCTTGCTACAAAGTGCTGTAGAAGCAGAACACTTCTTGCAGGAAAGACTTGTTCTAATAATATCTTCACTGTGGAAGGACTGCCCTTCCtgactgctgcctcctgtttACTTCCAGGACACGTTTGTACGAGCCAAGAACTGGGTGAAAGAGTTGCAGAGACAGGCTAGCCCCAATATTGTAATTGCACTAGCTGGAAACAAGGCAGACCTTGCTACCAAGAGAGCTGTGGACTTCCAGGTGAGTGGGAATCTGGATTAGTTGTTACCTGAGTAAAtcaggaaagcagctattttGCTTAAGTGGGGGAGATGGTGACTGTGTGCAGAATGCTTTGAGGGAATGTGGAAGTCAAGATTTAGGCTGCTGAGGACCCTAGAAAGTGAATTGTAGCCTGCCTTTCTGTGCACTCCTTTCACAGCACAGGTAGCTCTTGTTGGTCATAACTGATGAATGTGGAGAACAAGACCCACAGGAGCACAagcttctgttttcagtttcttctaGTGCCTCCTTCATCTGGGACTGACTTCAACAGTGTATGAAATGACATCTTTTAGACACAAAGCACGTGAGGAATTGTTCCCAGCTTTTTTTCTACTCTTTGTAGCTCTTACCTTGTCTAAGCCAGACTTTCAAGGAGTTCTTATCTCAGACCTCTGCCCAGGCTTGCTTGTGATGCATTTACAGTGTGTATTATTCTCCCAGCTAACCAAAGTACAAGGTGTTGTGCTGCTCAGGACATGCTGTGTCTACATCTAGCTCTCAAACAGTCTGTGCTGCTGTAGCCCATTGCCAGTGGCACGTCtcccagctgtcctggccaaGCAGACTCAGGGGACTGTGGTGGCAAGGTCAGGCCTGGGATGGGACAGAGGGTGTCTTTGGTGTTTAGTTTGCTAACAAGTGAAGTGTGTGAAGCCTGCTGAGCCTCCTCTTAGCAGGATGCCTTTACCACTATTGTGATTGTTTGCAGGATGCACAAACGTATGCAGATGACAACAGCTTGCTGTTCATGGAGACATCAGCAAAGACAGCGATGAATGTGAATGAAATCTTCATGGCAATAGGTAACAGCTTGAGTGCAGAAGGGTGGCTGAAAGAGATCTGAGCCCAGCAGTGCAGCCTCCTGGAAAATATGGGACCTCCTGCGCCAGGGTCTGGAGGCTCTTCCTGGAGACAGTTGACCAGTTTGCTGTGCTTTTGTGACCAGTCAGCCCTGAGCATTGGAAACCTTTGTCTGGCAAACCCCATTCCCCCTCTTTCTTTATTTGGGGTGGTGAGTAAGCTCAGTTTTCGGTTGATGAGACACATGGCAGTGGTGAGGCTCGGTTTTTAGGACTGAGCCAGCGATCAGAGAACAAGGGGTTCCTGGAACAGgcaaagcagaggagcagcaaggAGACCCACCAGGTAGCTCTTGCTAGGGGATGGTCCtgctgggaggcagagctgcagcaactgTGGGGGATTTAAATGGCCCCAGGGAGCATGAGTAACCTGGAGCACAGTGAACAGGGAACACAGGCAGAAGCaagcagggaggatgggcagggaGCAACCCACTAcctgcacagagccacagcccgGGGGAGTACTCTAGTCTCAAGCTGACAAGATGGTGAGCACCTGCCTGCAAgctaaagccagggctcagaAAGAGAATGCCCTGCAGAAGATTGATGCGTCCCACCCAGACGGAGCTGGATAGCAAGGATGCTTCAGTGCAGGCAGACTGCAGGGGGTTGTTAAAGTACACCTCCTGCTAAGGTAAGTATGTGTGATAGGTGTCTGCAAGTCCAAGAGCTACAGCATCAGgtaaaagagctgcaggaaactatTAGTAGGCTCCAAACTATTAGAGGAGCAGCTAGAGGTTGACAGATGGTTCCAAAACCAGGCACCATCcatcactgaaaatgaaatgcgTTGGACCGTGGTGACACAAAGCAGGGCTCTGCTTTGCAACCCTCCCTCCAGTGTTCTAGTCAAGAAGAGTCATTAACaatggaggatgtggatgaACAAAGTCTGGGTGGGGAAACCTCAACAACCAATCTACCACCAACTGCTCTACCAGCAACAGCCAGTGGGCATAAAAAAAATTGTGTGATCATAgtgggtgactcactgctaaAAGGCACCAAGAGGCCTATTTATTGATCAGATAAGGAGtcaggagaggtgtgctgcctgctgggagcccAGATCCATGATGTGGCTGAGTGCCACATCTTGTCAGGGACATGGACTACCATCCCCTACTCCTTCCACGTATGGATGTAATGAGACCTGAAGTTAGCAGAAtcaagaaggattttaaaaccctgGGGGAGCAAGTGAAGGGTAGGGGGGcacaagttattttctcttccatcctgtccaccagaggaaaaggagcagtCACTCATACAAAAATTACACAACTTAACTTCTGGC
This window of the Colius striatus isolate bColStr4 chromosome W, bColStr4.1.hap1, whole genome shotgun sequence genome carries:
- the LOC133628472 gene encoding ras-related protein Rab-5C-like → MAGRGVAARPNGPAAGNKICQFKLVLLGESAVGKSSLVLRFVKGQFHEYQESTIGAAFLTQTVCLDDTTVKFEIWDTAGQERYHSLAPMYYRGAQAAIVVYDITNTDTFVRAKNWVKELQRQASPNIVIALAGNKADLATKRAVDFQDAQTYADDNSLLFMETSAKTAMNVNEIFMAIAKKLPKSEPQNIPGGLGRNRIVDLQESSQPTRSQCCSN